Genomic segment of Tomitella fengzijianii:
CGGCGCGAGGCCGACGCGAACACGCTCGGCGTGCGCAACGACCACCTGCTGGGTCTGGGCCTCGAGCCCACGCTGCTCGAGTCGGACCTGCTGGTCGAGTCGATCGAGGTCGCGCAGAAGTACGCCGACCGGGTCGACCCGCACCGGATCCCCTGCACGTCGTACTGGAACCGTGAGCGTGAGGCGATGGCGGGGGTGCCGTCGTGACAGAGGGCCCCGACGACCCAGAGCCCTCGGGCGACCCTGATCATTCGGACAGGCCACCGGAAGAGCAGGAGCCGCGCTACCACGCCGGCGAGAACGGCCGGCGGGTGCCGCGCTCGGCATGGCTGGTGCTGGGGGTCGCCGTGGTCGTGCTGGCGGCGTTCCTCATCGCCCGGCCGTACTGGTTCGGTGGCGACACGGACTCCCTGCACGTGCCCGCCGACCGCCACTACAGCAAGTCCCTCGCGGCGATGGGGTATCCTGACGGCATCCGGCTGAGCGACGACACGCCGACGGCCACGTTCACGGCGACGCTGCCGGTCGACGCCGGGCCGGGGAAGACGCGGGTGCAGCTGCGCGGGTCGACCCAGGTGGCCGAGAACAGCACCGTGTTCCTCACCATCGCCGTCGACGGCACGCCGTTGCTGCGGCGCTCGCTCCCCACCGGCGTCAACGAACTGCGCGAGACGATCTCCGTCCCGGCGGGCGCCGTCGAAGACGGCCAGGTCCGCGTGCGGGCGTCGGTGGACGGAACGCTGCACGACGGCATCTGCATGCCCGACCATTCGGCCGGCATGCTGGTCACGCTGACTCCCGACACGCTCGTCGAGTCGGCCCTGGCACGGCCGGTGCGCACGGTTCGTGATGCCGTCGCCGTGTGGGACGAGGACATGACGATCGTGCTGGCCGACCACGGCGACGAGTGGCGCACCGCGGCCATGCAGCTCGGCGTCGCGCTGACGCAGCAGGGCCACGCCGTCTCCTACGCCGGCACGGTGCCCCGGTCCGGCGTGGGCGACGCGGTGATCGTCGGGCCGCCGGGCGCCCTCGGCAGGCTCGGCTGGAATGGTCCCGGCGCGGGGGACGACGCGATCGTCGTCGGCACCGTCGGCGATACGGCCGTCGTCGCGATGGTCGCACCGCAGGCCGGGGCCATCGCGCGCCTGGTGACCACGCCCGCGCAAGCCTCCGCCGACGCGGTATCGAGCGACCCTCGCGCGGTGACGAGCACGGGCATCGCGGACTTGGCCAACGGCGAGGTGGGGCTGGCGTCCCTCGGCGCCGACACGACCGAACAGCAGATCGCGATGGTCCGCCGGTGGCGGGTCTCCTATTCCACTGCCGACCTGCCGGGTGGGCGGGCACCCGACGCCCTTCGGGTCGCGATCCAGCTGCCCGCGTCACCGCCCGACCTGACCTGGGTGATGAACATCCAGCTCAACGGCAAGTTCATCGACAGCCGCACGCTCGAGCACACCGCCGATCCGGTCTCCATCGACCTGCCGGTGGCGGAGCAGCGCCTGTCCAACAGCCTCGTGATCGAAGTGCAGCGCGACCGCGACCTCGCCGGGTGCGATGTGCGCGTCACCGGCTACCCGATCCAGCTCCTCGACACGTCGTCGCTCGTCATGGGCGATTCCGCCGCGGCCGGCTTAGCGGGCGTCCCGGCCGCGCTGGCATCCGGATTCGCCGTGTACGTGCCCGACACCGAACCCGAGCAGACCGACGCGCTGCTCACCGCGGCCGTACCCACACTCGCGGCGTTCACGCCGGCGATGTACACGCCCGACGTCCACTGGGGCGCCGCCCCTGCCCCGGACCGGCCGTTCGTGCTGCTCGGTGCCGCGCGGGACGTCGGCACCCTCGCCCATGTGCAGGATGGGCGCCTGGTCGCGGGGGCCGGGGAGGCCGCGCTCGACGTGACATCGTTCGCCGCGGGCGTGCTCACGCAGTGCGCCACCGGTCCCGCCGGCGCTGCGGGGCTCGCCGTCCAGACGGTCGGCGAACCCGGCAGGTTGCCGCTGCCCGATTTCGGCCGGGAATGCGCCCAGGTGGCCGTCACTGGTGGGGCCTTCGCCCTCGACCGATCCGGCGCGGTGGTCGGCACCGGCACACCCCGGACGGCGGCACCGCGGTGACCAGTGCACCGCATATCGCCCGGCACCGCGCAGACGCCGCCGTCCCCGTGCCGGTCGACCAGCACTTCCGCTCGGTCGACAGTGCGCCCGCCGGCATCTCGGTGGACCGTCCGGCCAGCGCGTCCAACGGCTTCCTGCTGGCGTTCGCGGGACTCTCCCTGCTCGCGCTGCTGGTCACCATGATGACTGCCCACAACGGCATCACGGGGCTCTACCCACTGGTCCTGCTCCCGGACAGCCGCGGCAACGGCGGACTGCCCACCCGGGTCTTCGTCGTCGTGTTCTTCGTGACCTACGCCGCCTACGCCTACACCAACATCTGGCGGCGGATCGCGCTGGGCGCTGCGATGCTGGCCAGGTTCGCGGCGGTGTGCGTGGCGATCGACCTGATCGGCTGGAGCCTGGCCAGGGCCGACGTGGCGAGCCTGCCGGTGGGGTTCCAGGCCGCGTCGTCGGCCGTCATCGCGCTCGCGGTCTTCCCGTACACCATCCTGCGCCAGGCCGCGTTGCCCGACCGCTCCGGCAGGGCGCTCCGACCGCGCGTGCCGGCCCGGGCATACGTCGTGCTGGCGGTGAGCATCCTCATCGCCGCGGTGGTCGCGATCGCGGTGGCGCGCGTGTTCTTCGAGACGGTGTTCGATCTCAAGCGGATCGCCCTGCTCGGCGGACTGGGTCCGGGCATCTTCCTGGTGCAGCAGGTGTTCGCCGTACTGACGGCCTCGGCGGGATGGGTGCGCCTGCGGCGCTCGCGCCGGGCGGTGTTCGCTCCACCGCTCGCCGTGCTGGTCCCCGCGCACAACGAGGCGCACGGCATCGCGGCGACCATCTGCGCAGTGGACCGTGCCGCCCTCAGCTACCCCGGCCTGATCCACCTCTGCGTCGTGGACAACGCGTCCGCCGACGCGACCACCGCCGTCGCGGAGCGGGCCATCATCAGTTGCACCAACATCACCGGCGAGGTGCTCCAGTGCCCTACGCCGGGCAAGGCGTACGCGCTGAACATGGGGCTCGGGCATCTGCAGCAGGATTTCGTGGTGCGCATCGACGCGGACACGGTGATCGGCGAGGGCTGCCTGAAGACGGCGATGAGCCACTTCGCCGACCCGCGCGTCGGATCGGTCGGAGGCATGCCGTTGCCCGCCGAGGAGAAGACGTGGATCGACAAAGTCCGGCTGGTCGAGGTGTACCTGCGGCACGGCTTGTACCAGTACTCGTTGATGGGCTACCAGGGGGTGCTGGGTGTGCCCGGCATGTTCGCGATCTATCGGCGCAGCGTGGTGCTGGAGGTGGGCGGCATCGTAGAGGGCATGAACGGCGAAGACACCGACATCTGCCTGCGGCTCGACAGCGCCGGCTACCACACGGTGGCCGACCCGCAGGCCGTCTACTACAGCGAGACGCCGGCATCGTTCGCGCACCTGCGCGAACAGCGCACCCGCTGGTTCCGCAGCATCTACCACATCGTCGCGCACAACCGCGGCACGCTCCTGCATCCCCGGTCGATGACGGGCATGTTCGTCATGCCGTTCCAGCTGGGCAACGCCGCCCGGCGGGCGATGCACGTGCCGATCCTCATCTTCGCCGGGCTCGCTGTGATCGGATTCCAGTCGGTGTATTCCGGTCTGCGCTGGCAGCCCGAGGTCGCCACCGTCCTAGGCATGCCCCTGCTGATGACGGTGTTCGCGTGCCTGCTGTACCGCCCCAGCGCGCTGCGGTACGTGCCCGCCTACGTGTGGTTCCGGCTGGTGCGCAATTACTTCACGCTGGGCTCCGTGCTGAGCCTGCGGTTCCCTCCGCTGCACCCCGGGCGACCTCGCGCTCTCACCCCCCACGGGTGATTCGGCGCTGATCGGGGACCCGCCGGCCGCCTGCTTGTGGCCCCGGCGCACTGCTGTGCGATGGGGCGGTTTTCCTGCGAATTCACGGCACCGACGACGTGCGCGACGAAGGCGAGCTGGCGGCGCTGTTCGAGGTGGGCCACGAGCGCACCTGCGGACAAAATCCGGCCTTCGCCTTCCGGTTGCTCAACGACCTCGCCCTGCGAGCACTGCCCACCTCGATCAACGACCCGTACACGGCGATCCAGGCGATCGCGAGATCGAATCGCTGCTGAGCGTGCTGCTGGACCGCGATCTCGGCATCGGCGTGCTCCAGGACGACGACCTGACGACGCGGCTCGTGTACACCCCGCCCACCTGGGACGACCACCTGCTCGAGGCGGCACCGCCGGCGCGCCGCGCGCCGATCGAGCGGCGTCGTGCGGAACTGGCGCGGATGGAGCAGGCCTGGTTCGGCCGTCCGTGGCCGCCCATCGCCGCGCCCGGCCCGCAGCGGTAGGTCAGTGGACGTCGGTGACCGCCGCGTCGCTGAGCGGGCGCGTGATCGTCCACAGGATCCTCGACCGGCATGCCGACATCTTCCATTCGCCGTCTTCGACCGCGTACTCGTCGTCGTACTCGATGGCGCTCACCGATTCGGTCCCGGCCCGCCTGTCGACCTGCCGGAAGCGCAGCGTCCACTGCCCGGTGGCGGAGTCCGGCCCGGTGAGCCGGATATCCGGATGCAATCCGTGATGCATGTCCAGCACCACGTACGCCTCGTCCACCTTCTCGAGTGCGATGGTCCGGTAGACGGCGGCGATGCCGTCGGCGTCCTCGAAACGCCCGAGCGGCCCGTAGTCGATCACTGCGCCCTTTGCGATGAACGCCGCGCGGAACCCTTCGGGGTCCTTGGCGTCGCAGGCGCGCAGGTAACGGTGCTTCAACGCGACGATCGCGTCGCGGGCCTCGAGCTTCGCGACCCGCTCCTCGAGCGCCCGCAGGCGGTCTTCCGTCATGCCACGTCCTTTCGGTGTCAGTACCGGGCCCCGGGTTCCTTCCGTCGCTACGCCCCGGCGGTCCGGTCAGTGCATGGCCAGTTTCATGCGCCGATGCTCCTCGGCGGAAACGTCCGTGCCTGGTCCTTCAGCGTCGACGTCCGGGGGTCCACCCGCACACTGTGTAGCACGCCGGTGAAGTCGAAGGGGCCGCACTGCGCGTAGTCGTCCGAGACGGGGCTGCCTCTGTTCACGCCCGCGTCGAACTGCTCGTTCAGGCTGAACGCACCGGGAGTGGTGCGTTCGATACGGGCGGAGCCCATGGTCTCGCCGTCGATGGGCAGCGTCACGGTGCCGCAGTGCCGTACCTGCCGCTGTTCAAGGCGTTCGACAGCGAGTCGTCGAACAACATGGGCGGCTTCGCGGACGGTCAGGTGGACGCGATCCTCGCGGAGCTCGGCGCGGCGCCCGACGCGGAAGCGCAGCGCGCCGCGATCGACAAGCTGCAGAAGCGGTTCAACGAGACGGCGCCGCTGGTGAACTTCGGGGCGCGGCCGAACATGCTCGCCTGGAACCCCGCGGTGCAGGACATCAAGTACAGCTACAGCGGCATCATGCTCTTCGACGACGCGTGGCTGAACCGCTGACCCGGCCGGCGGCGCGGCTCCCGGTCGCCGGGAAGAGGTGTTCCCGGCGGGACGTGGCTGGGTGACTCTAGGGTCATGGTGAGTCACACGTCACAATTCACGCATAGCGTCAAACCCGTTCCGGCGGAGGCCGTCCAGGCCTACGACCATGAGACCGACGTGCTGGTGGTCGGCTTCGGGTGCGCGGGCGCCGCGGTGGCCCTGGAGGCGTCCGGAGCGGGCGCTGCGGTCACGATCCTCGAGCGTGCCAGCGGGCCCGGCGGCTCATCGGCGCTTTCCGGCGGGGAGATCTACCTGGGCGGCGGCACCCCGGTGCAGGCGGCGTGCGGGTTCACCGACACCGCCCGCGACATGGCGGCCTATCTCATCGGTGCGCTGGGGCCGGACGCGGACGAGGAGAAGATCCACGTCTACAGCGAGCACAGCCTGGAACATTTCGGTTGGCTTGCCGGGCAGGGCGTCCCGTTTAAGGAATCGCTGTGGGACAGTCCCACCTGGGTGCCGCCCACCGACGACGGGCTGATGTGGATGGGCGAGGCGGCCTGGCCGTACAACCAACAGGCCGCGCCGGCGGCTCGTGGCCACCGGGTGCAGTCCGAGGGCTTCGGCGGCAAGGTGCTGATGGACCGGCTAGTCGAGGCCGTATCGACGCGCACCGATGCCGAGGTGCATGCGGACACCCGCGCACTGCGTCTCATCGTCGACGAGCAGGGGCGCGCGTGCGGCGTGATCGCCCGCCGGTTCGGCACCGACTACGCGTACCGGGCCCGGCGCGGGGTGGTGCTCACCACCGGCGGCTTCGTCGACAACGAGGCGATGCTCGCCGAGCACGCGCCGGAGCTGGTCGGCAGCGCCAAGGTCTCCGACAGCGGCGACGACGGACTGGGCATCGTCATGGCGCAGGCGGCCGGCGCCGCGGTGCGCCGGATGTCTACCGGCCAGGTGGGCATCCAGACCATCCCCGGCTACATGACCCGC
This window contains:
- a CDS encoding glycosyltransferase; translated protein: MTSAPHIARHRADAAVPVPVDQHFRSVDSAPAGISVDRPASASNGFLLAFAGLSLLALLVTMMTAHNGITGLYPLVLLPDSRGNGGLPTRVFVVVFFVTYAAYAYTNIWRRIALGAAMLARFAAVCVAIDLIGWSLARADVASLPVGFQAASSAVIALAVFPYTILRQAALPDRSGRALRPRVPARAYVVLAVSILIAAVVAIAVARVFFETVFDLKRIALLGGLGPGIFLVQQVFAVLTASAGWVRLRRSRRAVFAPPLAVLVPAHNEAHGIAATICAVDRAALSYPGLIHLCVVDNASADATTAVAERAIISCTNITGEVLQCPTPGKAYALNMGLGHLQQDFVVRIDADTVIGEGCLKTAMSHFADPRVGSVGGMPLPAEEKTWIDKVRLVEVYLRHGLYQYSLMGYQGVLGVPGMFAIYRRSVVLEVGGIVEGMNGEDTDICLRLDSAGYHTVADPQAVYYSETPASFAHLREQRTRWFRSIYHIVAHNRGTLLHPRSMTGMFVMPFQLGNAARRAMHVPILIFAGLAVIGFQSVYSGLRWQPEVATVLGMPLLMTVFACLLYRPSALRYVPAYVWFRLVRNYFTLGSVLSLRFPPLHPGRPRALTPHG
- a CDS encoding DUF2254 family protein; the protein is MLCDGAVFLRIHGTDDVRDEGELAALFEVGHERTCGQNPAFAFRLLNDLALRALPTSINDPYTAIQAIARSNRC
- a CDS encoding nuclear transport factor 2 family protein, with translation MTEDRLRALEERVAKLEARDAIVALKHRYLRACDAKDPEGFRAAFIAKGAVIDYGPLGRFEDADGIAAVYRTIALEKVDEAYVVLDMHHGLHPDIRLTGPDSATGQWTLRFRQVDRRAGTESVSAIEYDDEYAVEDGEWKMSACRSRILWTITRPLSDAAVTDVH
- a CDS encoding FAD-dependent oxidoreductase; translated protein: MVSHTSQFTHSVKPVPAEAVQAYDHETDVLVVGFGCAGAAVALEASGAGAAVTILERASGPGGSSALSGGEIYLGGGTPVQAACGFTDTARDMAAYLIGALGPDADEEKIHVYSEHSLEHFGWLAGQGVPFKESLWDSPTWVPPTDDGLMWMGEAAWPYNQQAAPAARGHRVQSEGFGGKVLMDRLVEAVSTRTDAEVHADTRALRLIVDEQGRACGVIARRFGTDYAYRARRGVVLTTGGFVDNEAMLAEHAPELVGSAKVSDSGDDGLGIVMAQAAGAAVRRMSTGQVGIQTIPGYMTRGIVVNGHGQRFINEDVYPGLVGIEALYRQGMNVWVVLDEEAFEDVPEEERWGLQPTHVAETVAELEKEMGLPENALQHTVAEYNRHAENAEDPWFRKSARWLRPLRAPFAAIDVRLGMAPPEGGSAGGNGAAVFTLGGLVTDTDGRVHDLDGGPIAGLYAAGRASSGLHGGGYISGTSLGPGTFFGRRAGLAAAGSATAGAEATGVQE